Genomic segment of Bemisia tabaci chromosome 9, PGI_BMITA_v3:
aaaacaaattaagagGTGAGTAATATATACAACTGGtttcattcgaaatttttaaaattcatttcctTCTGTTTGATACGTTGGTATGATCTCTGACACCAAAGAGCTTTTCCTTCACCAAACTTTTCAATCTTCAGCCCTGTTCTTTGAGTctgaaacattttcattttagggAGTTGGTTTATTTCCATTTTCACTGAGTCAATTAGACACCAATATAAGAAAACTCCGAGGCTCCTAGACAatttttagatgtctcttacaAATTAAAATACTGATTACGAGAGATATAAATTTCAAATCAAAGATTCCTCGGATGTAACAAACTTACCTTCTTCATCTGGAATTTGATGGTGGATTTGACTTCATCTATCTTCTGCATCATGGACTCAGTGTGAGACAGGAGACCAGGGAATTTACCAGCTTTGTTCAGACCAGGCCCCAACAGACGAGGAATCTGTTTGATCAGCGCATCACTGGCCAAAAAAGCGTCATACTTCTTGGCTGCAAAAAAAATATGGAGAGATTAGAGATAGCAACAGAGAAagattttcgggcaaaattaaAGCATTCATTTCAGAAAATGCTGACTCTGAAAAACGACACTTTTCAGGAGACAAGAAAAGCTGCACAGGGggagaaaaatttgaacgatGAAAAGGCTCTGGGTGATTAAGGTCTATCATAAAGAGACTTGGTTGACGCGAAAGTTGCAGGACGTTCACTacattttttcgttttaaaaacTGGATGTTGGACGTACCGAGTTGGCACCTTTTCGAAATAAGCAAGATTAGAagctgtaattttttctcaaatgaagaaaatgtaCAAGCGtaatttatttcttaaaaaataaacttagctctaaaaaacaaataaacaaaaaagctCGAATAAAAATAGAATTATTCAATTTACTGTCAAAATGTCAACAAGAACTTTCGACTCATTAAAAAACTTTAGATTGAGGTGCTGGAATTTTgtctcaaaatgaaaaacagaAGCATAATGTGTTGAAGATGAGTTAGCACTTTCTCGAAATAAACACCTGATAGGTATTTTTACTTGAAGCACTTCCGAtcacaattttgaaatatcCTCATGAGTGTAGATTCATCTACATGTACATCTAGGTATTACTTTTCCGTCGAAAACtctattttgaataaaatccgACTAATCATCTTGACAAAATGAACGCTTCAATGAAATGGAAAAGCTGACAAAGATGAGGAGGGAGCTAGAATGTAgtgaatgaagtaaaaaaaaaaaaaaaaaaaaaaaatgaaagagacgGTTCCTTGcattgaaaaaatctgaaactaTCTAAAAAGGAACACAATTCTAAGCTTAAAATTACCTAATTTCTTGACAAGCTTCTTGTTTTTGTTCAGTTTTTTCAAGGCTTCCACGTCCATGAATGGGATGTTGTTGGCTTTAGCTTCGTCACAATGTTGAGCATCACCAAGAATACAGACTTGCATTTTTGGTCGAGGGATGTACTTCAGTCTGAAAAGTAAAACTTCTACTATTAAGCTCAGGACTAGTCCAGGACAGTCAAATGAGACTcacagaggaaaatttttggtCTACATTGGCCGGAAGACTGATTATACAAGAGCTACAGAAGAAGGTCAACACAGAGAGAAATGACTTTCGTTGGCTCAGCTAAGAGTTGCATCAAACGGATCAGGTAATACATGCCAAATTGTGTTCATCACAGCAAACGAAAGAGTCATTAGATAGATATTAAGTTGCAAGTTGTGGTACCTAAAGCTATATCATAAATTACATTTCCTCAGGTTAAAAAGATGAATCAGAGAAAAGTCTAATACGATCCGTAAAAAATCATCATAGGAAAGCCACAGCGATATACCTCAATCTGAGATTGAACACTAATAATTCTGTCAGACAAAGGGAATTTATCCTAGCTACTGCatattatttggaccgcgtcaaacagaaaggaaccaagccaaatcagctgttgccaaatttaattgggcaatttaattttttacatgaaaatggttgtgcggattttcgtgcaaatttcagtgaaaattcccCGTGGTAAGAAGCAagttccttaaattttcaaagcaatCCAAAccaacgttctctcgtaaaaaatttaattgcccagttaaacttggcaagctgatgtggcttggttcctttctgtatTTAAAACTCCTCAAGAATATGGCCTTGAATCCTAGGGAATGAAAGCACAGTTCCTTCACATGATCTTGTTCACAGCGAGAACTGACTTGCAGGGGCTCTTTACATGAATCACAGCAAGTCAAAAGAATAGATTCAGCGGTGATTTTATACAGCAAAGAATGTAGAAAGCTTGTTTCTTCATCCTATCGTccagttttcatcaaaatttagaCAGGCTGAGTTGAAAAGGTCATTGGACTAATAGGCTTGAGTGAGGCATTGAGATTGCTTCAATGgcaacaagaaaaaacactaattgaaatttatgaaacttttgggctttgttttccctgcaaaatggtgtggatccagcaccatttctctgCCTTGTTTAATTGCAACTACACATTAAATGGCtctgaaaatcaattagtttcaagaaaaaactcaACTAAGAACACTAGTATTCAAATCATACTTACCAAAAGCAGCCACAACTGAAGTACAACTAACGGTTAGTAAGCTTACAAACCTCCCCAATTATTTTAAGACCTTGGGTGAAGGTCCGCCGAATCTTGCTCAGCTCCCTAGAATCACAGGCCCACCAAAGTGACTTAAAAAATTCTAAGAACGCTTTTCAAAATCATACCAAATTGTCTCCCTGCCACATTACGCTCAGATCAGTAAGTACGACAAATATGAAGCTAAAAATAGCTACTTTCTCTTAGTTCCTGATGTTTTGGGGCACCAGTGAGTGAGAATGAGATTGGCCTAAGGGCTAAATAGATACCAGAAACAACTTCTGTTTCGGCAAGAACTGGATTTTTGAGCAAATCTTTGGTGAAGCTGTGAAAATAGGTCATGATATTGAGGTGACATACTTCACTGTTCCGGAGAAACGCTTATCCTTCTGGGGGTCATAGTTCTTCAATCCAATCTGAAGCTCGACGGTTTCCAAGAATCTCCTTTTCTTTGCTGGATCTTTAGAGACTTTGAGGACTGCTGCGACAGCCTCATTTAACATATCCCTTGAAACTTTGGACCTGTGGAGAGATAAATTAAGGATTAAAAATGCACACAGGTATGTTCGATGGAACCATTGggaggaaatgaacattactcccCTGCAGGCCCACCACAACCTATCTCGGGCCAtagtaccagttttaaggcccAGGCCTCCAGTATAGAGGGGGACGAAACATGTTTCCTGTTCTTTGCATCACTTTTGTTCGCAGCCAATAAGAGTGGAGCTGCCAAAAGTGCGAATCCTGTTTCAACCTCGCCGAAACAAGCTTGGAGAACTTTTCATATGCTTTGAAACAAAATTCcaaaaacgttgccaaattatgaaaaatacaaaaacaaataataatagGCCATACCCCTTAACAAAAAAACATCCAAACAAAATACGGTTCTTGTGAGATGTTCCGAGTTGTTTCGTTAAACAAAATACGactattttgttttgaaaaaagccTTGCATTTAGTGATTGTATCGAAGGCGAGGTCTTTCGCCAAGCAATGTTCTGTTTTGACTCCTCCAAGATATGCCAATTTTGCAGTTGAGAACGATTCTGGAGACTCATGCGCAGGGACTTTTGTTCTTATTGTGGCTATAAATTCGAAATCCGCCAAGATTTTAAACGTAATCAGTGCAATTTACcacatgccagttcgaccacgccaAAAACCGTGACTAATCACCTTCAGACAATTATATAAAGAACGAAAGAACATGAATGAGATGAAAGCAGCGACTCACtgctattttactttttctatcTAATGGTGGGTTAACGACAATCTACAAGGTGTAATGGCGCCAATCAGAGTAGGCCTATCGGGTGGTCCCCGCACTGTTAGGACATGACAATCCAACTTGCATAGGGTATGTAATTCAGACCAAACAATAGAAAAGCACCAGTTGGCGATGGAAAACAGATATAAAGAAGCAACTAAATTATAAAACGCAAAACCAGAAGGGTTGAACACTTAGCACGCGGGCATACACGTGCTGACGGGTGGCGTACCGGGGCGATAGATTGGAAGATGAGTTCGTCAAACTTTCAACGCTTTAGATTCaaaatgcactaaaaaattACTTACATGATGCTATATTAGACTTGCTACttgagaaaaaaggggaaaattgCCAAAAAGGGTGGCCAGCCACACGGAAAGGCCACTCGGCACGTCACGTCACTTAGAAAACAAAGTTACCAAGGAGGTTAGGAACTGGAAAGTGAACCAGCGTGCTCCTTCTcggttcattttcatttttcggcaTATTCCAAACCAGAGATTATGATTGGCTAAAGATGGTTTCGAGTCAAAAAGGcggcaatttcaaaaaaatatcgatttccaATTCAGCAGAGGTGGCAGAGACGGAGAAGACTCtctgatcaaaaataaattatacatttctttttttcttttgttcttcTCCTGATTTAAGAGTAGGGCTCGTACTTCATTTCTGAAAGCTTGGAATTCCCCCATAAAAGCTTTGGCTTCAGGGgctgctgtgatagcgaagataGCAGTAAGTACATTTtagttagcacatgcttttaaaACGACGACGACGATGGCACCAACGATGCCATATTCATGGTACGACAATTGGCAGAGAAATCCATCGAGTTCAACAAgcctttatttttatgttttgtggATTTGGAGAAGGCATTCGACCGCGTACGGAGAACAGATGTCTTGAGGATACTTAACGAGCGGAATGTTCCCAGGTGTCTCATCGAGATAGTTGCCGACTTGAACTCGAACACCAAGACACGGATAGTCACCAGGGAGGGAACCTCTGATGTAGTCATTGTAAACAGAGGAGTAAGACAAGGGACTCCCTCAGCTCTTTTCTATTCAATTTGTTAATGAATAAGCTAATCGATGCAGTTAGATTTAAGAGAGGCTATCGGCTAGGCAATTcgaatatcaatataatctgtTATGCAGACGATGCTGTTTTAGTAGCAAGCTCCGAGGATGATCTGCAAAGAATGCTCCATTCCTTCAACCTGGCTGCAGAGGTATTCAACATGAAAGTGTcggctaaaaaaacaaaaagtatggTCATCAGCAAAAATCCAATACGATGTAAGCTAGTCGTGGACGGTACCGTAGTTGAACAAGTAATGCAGTTTAAGTACTTGGGCGCTTTAATAACGAGTGTGAAGGATTTAGGGACCGAGGTGCGGAGTCAGACAATCAAGGCAACTAGAGTAGCCGGATGCCTAAATGAAAtggtttggaggaataagtacaTGGCTAAAGAGAGCAAAGTTCGAGTTTATAAAACGGTTGTAAGACCTGTGCTGACTTACGCTGCGGAGACCCGAGCGGACACGAAGCGCACTAAACAACAGTTGCGGACCGTAGAAATGAAAGTCCTGAGGAAAATAGCAGGCTTTACGCTCCGAGATAGGCAGACCAACGAGTCAATTCGCGAAGAGTGCCAAATTCaagatattgccaaatggaccaagatgcgccggaaaatgtggtcggaacatgttgagaggatggacggggaaaggcttgccaagatttgtatggtaggacgacctcatagccaaaggcaacccggacgaccgcccaagagatgggcacagagctgcctttcatccccggagaattaagtgatctctctcatcggcatcatattactgttttagaggctagacaaacagggtcacggccctagtcagagggcagaagaagaagaagaagaagacatgCTTTTAagtatgtgtctcgaggttcatcccagcatgcacttactgctctcttcactatcacggtAGAGTAATATCTTTGGCTGCTACGGGGTCAAATGGTGTAGATGAAAAAAAGTGTAGAGAATAAATGTAAACCAGATctcaaatacatttttccttaaaaaaattagtttgctgaaatttcaaatggaATTTCATGAGGCTGAGAAATATctctaaattaaaaaatataattaaagagGCTTTTTATGCAACCCACATTCACATATATCAAATTAATTGCTTTAAGTCTGAGTTGCTCCAATTTATATCAAAGAGCGCGCTATTTGCTCTTGGGGCAGAAGACCAATGGAAAAATAaactgaattgaaaaattatcttttgaACTGACGGTCATCAATTTGAATCTGCTTTAGgtatattttcatgattttaggAGATGATCTGATCTCTGATGCAGgtgttaaaattaattttctatcATTAAATTCCTCAGTTGTGTTACAAAATTGGGTGCAGAATCATATTTTTCGTACATTTCAAATCTTTCATGGAGTTGCACGAAatatttctcacaaaatttcacgatttcatttttcatgaaaaaggaGAACTGAGGCGCTTGGAGGACGTAGACAAATAAAAGCAgggtttgaaaaaattgagatgttaatgatttcaagtaaaacaagTCTTAATGCActttatgtgaaaaatttgttgccaaatttcaatttttaagcattaataagtcagtttgaactttctcttggccataaggatccatgtgatttcgaaactttaaacacatatttctcgaaatggcaaaaactgcacttatgcgccttgtcctccaagcgaCTCAACTCTGGTCACTCCACCAAAACTGGCTGCTTCAATTGAGCGATTTGGTTCCGAAAAACTGTACCTACTAAGCTGTTTCTGTTACTGTCATTTAGGTAAAACTctaaaaaggggggaaaaagatgttggaaaagatgaaaaatggCAATCCTTGAGGTACCTAGGTAGAGAACATTTTTCAAAGCTGCTTGGaaattttttcgtaattttgggGATTTTCTCTAAGTTGATTTAAATTAAATCGAAGATTTGAAGGGCTCACAAATTAGAGCTAAGAATAAGTATCTCAAGATTACTTCtttcttatgttttttcttcaaaaaggcAATATTCGTAAACATCGGAAGCCTCACCAAGAAACTACCGTCGATACACCCTTAAACAATACTAATTAATCGCCAAAGGTTACCCTTTTACTTCAAAATCAGCGTTGACAACACTAGCCTGGTTCtcaaatcattatttttcaggATTTGTAGGTACAAAGTCTGTGAcactatacatatttttcctgattaatcacctcaattttcaattggtttttttttttttttaattgctaaGAATTATGGGCGACCGTTATGGGGAAATCATACTATTCCATTAAAAAATCGTTACCTAATCATGGTGGATAAAAATAATACACAAgggattttttctaaaaacaacAGGGTAAATTGATGAGTATCGAGAAATCTGTGAtgtgaaaatttatgaaataattTACACAAGTTCAATTGTGGTTTGGTAACTTAATTTAGTTGTGATGCTGCTGTTTTGCACAAGAGGACAAGATTCTGATCACATTCTGtgctaataatttttaaatgcatGTTCCTACAATGCTGGGAAAACACACAAACAACAGACAAACTCTGGTGGATGGTTCAGAAAAGCTCTACAATTAGGGTATAAAGTATTAAAAGCCACAAATTAGCACTTAATCGCCATCAATTTACAACTGGTGCAGGCCTCATGATCAGGACATAAATGAAAGAAAGCAATAAATTTTTAAGGAGTTCGAAATAGTGATGAAGCCCTTCAACAAAAGGATTGATCTTTAGTCTTGAGTACGTAATCTGAGATAATGGCTCACTGAGTAGATTTggatctgcaatttaaaaacTTAATCTCAACAGAAAAAATGACGCGACTGAAATTTTTTGGTCTGGCTTTGAGTAATTTGAAGAAAGCTCTTCTGGATAGTTGTACATACATTCTCTGAGGCCTTCCCATTTTCAAGCGCAACTGATGGGAAACTGCCAGTTGCCAGGTCGAGAAGTTCCTGCACCCCTGCTTATGGCCATAAGAACTAATCAGCCCGACCAACAGAATTTGGGGCATAACTATAAATTACAAGATTTTTGGAATAAAAGATACAAAGTGCTCCTTAACTATTAGCATTATCTTTTGGGCAAGATGCACtgcctaaatttttttcagtcttgATTCTCTGAAT
This window contains:
- the LOC109035182 gene encoding large ribosomal subunit protein uL1 — encoded protein: MSKVSRDMLNEAVAAVLKVSKDPAKKRRFLETVELQIGLKNYDPQKDKRFSGTVKLKYIPRPKMQVCILGDAQHCDEAKANNIPFMDVEALKKLNKNKKLVKKLAKKYDAFLASDALIKQIPRLLGPGLNKAGKFPGLLSHTESMMQKIDEVKSTIKFQMKKVLCLSVAVGNVGMTQDELVQNVHLSVNFLVSLLKKHWQNVRSLHVKSTMGPPQRLY